A segment of the Opitutia bacterium genome:
GCCTCGCGCTCGTCTGCGGAGTTTTGTTCGGCCTCGCCCCGGCTCTTCAACTCACACGCGCCGACGTCGTCGACTCGCTGCGCAACGGCTCCGGCGCCCTGCCCGGACGCAGCCGGCTCCGCGATACGCTCGTCATGCTCGAAGTCGCGCTCGCGGTCGTGCTTCTCGTGCTGGCGGGGCTCTACTCGCTCAGTTTCCGCCGCGCCCTCGCGGCCAATCCCGGCTTCGACGTCGATCGCGTCCTCCTCGCATCCCTCGACCTCGGGGCCAAGGGCTACAACGGCGCGCGCACGCGCGCGTTCACGCCCGATCTGTTGCGCCGGCTCCGCGAGACGCCGGGCATCACCGGTGCCTCCGTCAGCAACAGCGTGCTCCTCGACCTCCACGGTCTGCCGACCGGCGTGATCGCCGTCGCAGGCTATCCGTTCGATGGCACGGCGAAGATCCGCTACGCCTTCGCCTCGCCGGGACACCTGCAAACCCTCGGCATGCCGCTGCGCGCCGGCACCGACCTCACGCCGCTCGAGCGGGCCGACCTGCCCGTCGACGCCGTCATCAACGAGCGCATGGCGCAGCTCTACTGGCCGGACGTCTCGCCGCTCGGACGCAAGTTCATCGTCAACGACACCGAATACATCGTCAGCGGCGTCGTGCGCGACGCCCGCTACGAATTCCTCAACGAGGCGCCCTTGCCGCTCGCGTGGCTCACGGTGCGCTCGCGCACGCTGGTGCAGCCTGTCCTGCACATCCGCAGCGACGGCGATCCGCGCGCCACGCTCGGCGCCGTGCGCGATGCCTTGCGGCAGGTCGATCCCGCGCTGCCGCTCCTCGAAATCCGCACTCTCGCGCAACACGTCGAAAACAACCTGATCACACAGCGCATGCCCGCGCAGATGCTCGCCTTCCTCGGCCCGCTCTCCCTCGTGCTCGCCGCCATCGGCCTCTACGCCGTCATCGCCTACGCCCTGGCCCAGCGCACGCGCGAGATCGGCGTGCGCATCGCGCTGGGTTCATCCACGGGTCGGGTCGTCGGCCTCATGGTTTGGCAAGGCATGCGCGTCGTCCTGATCGGCGGCGCAGCCGGTTGGGTCGTGGCGCTGACGATCGGCTATTTTCTGCAACGCCGCCTCGTGGGTGTGCACTTCGGCGAACCGATCGTGTATGCAGGCGTGCCGCTGCTCCTGCTCGGCGTCACTGCGCTCGCGTGCTGGCTTCCCGCGCGCCGCGCCGCCCACGTCGACCCGATGGTCGCGCTGCGCTCCGAATGATCACAGCTCGTTCTTTTGCCTCCCTGTCACGTCCGCCCGCTCCCGTGTTTCCCGTCCGCCGTCGCCGTGCGCGAAAACTGACGGTCGCGCCGCGGGCGAAGTAATTTCCTACTTCGCCCCACGCTGATCCTACCCGCCATGATGACCCTGCGCCTCGCCTTCCGCTCGCTGCTGAGAAATCCTGGCTTCACCGCCACCGTCGTGCTCGTCCTCGCGCTCGGCATCGGCGCCACCACCGCCATCTTCAGCGTCATCCACGCGGTGCTGCTCCACCCGTTCCCCTACAAGCAGGGCAACGAGATCCTCTTCGTCGCCTCGATGCGCACCACCGAGCCGGACAGCCAGTTTTCCGTCACCTACCCGGATTTCCTCGACTGGCAAAAGGCCGCGCAGTCCACTGAGGAACTCGTCTACGCCGGCGCCGACGCGGTGACGCTCACCGGCATTCCCGAACCGGCTTCGCTCCGCAACGCCACCATCTCCTCCGGCGCCTGGTCGCTGCTCGGCATGCAGCCGATTCTCGGCCGCGTCTTCACCGCCGACGAAGATCGCCCCTCCGCCACGCCTGTCGTCGTGCTCAGCCACGCCACGTGGAAGAACCGCTTCGCGTCCGATCCGGCGATTCTCAACCGGATCATCCAGCTCAACGGCGTCGCCCACACCGTCATCGGCGTCATGCCGCCCAATTTCAAATTCTGGGCCGGCGACATCTGGACTCCCGTCGGCCTAAACGCCGGCACGCCCATCCTCCAAAGCCGCGTGCTGCGCACCGACGCCTGGGTCGTCACGCGCCCGAAGCCGGGCAAGACCATGGAGGACGTCCGCGCCGAGCTGAACGTCATCGCCGCGCAGATCGCGCAGCAACACCCGGACACCAACAAGGACGTGGGCGTCCGCCTCGAGCGCCTCGCCGCCAACACCGGCTCCCAACTGCGCGACCCGCTCATGATCCTCCTCGCCGCCGTCGGTGGTGTGCTGCTCATCGCTTGCGCCAACGTCGCCAATCTGCTCCTCGCGCGCACCACCGCGCGCCGCCGCGAGTTCGCCCTGCGCGCCGCCCTCGGCGCCGATCGCGGCCAGTTGCTCCGGCAAACCCTCCTCGAGGGCGTGCCGCTCGCGCTCCTCGGCGGTCTCGCCGGCGTGGTCCTCGCTTACTGGGGACTCGAGGCGATCCTCGCCGTGATCCCCGCCGACGCCGTGCCGGCCGAGTCCGAGATTCGCGTTAACGGCCTCGTCCTGCTCTTCTCACTCGCCGTCACGCTCGGCACTTTGCTGCTCTTCGCGCTCTTCCCCGCGCTCGAAGGCTCTCGCGCCGCACTCGCGCCCGGGCTCGCGGACGACGCACGCGGCACCGCCAGCGCGCGCACCGGCCGCGTCCGCTCCGGCCTCATCGTCGCAGAAGTCGCCCTCTCGCTCATGCTGCTCGTCGCCGCCGGGCTTCTCCTGCGGAATTTCGCGCGACTCCAGCGCGTCGATCTCGGTTTCGACCGCGAGCACCTCCTCGTCATTCCCATCCAGCTGCCCGAGTCGCGCTACGCCTCCACCGAGCAATCGACACAGTTTTTCGAGGCCGCCGTCGAGCGGCTCCGCCAGCTTCCTGTCGTCGCTTCCGTCGCACACTCCACCAATGTTCCGATGATGGGCGGCAGCGGCATGCCGCTGGTCGTCGAAGGCAAAACCTACAACTCGCTCGACGACCTGCAGAGCGTCCAGTTCACCTTCGGCACCGCCGACCTCCTCCGCGCCCAGGGCATCCGCCTCAAACGCGGCCGCGGCCTCGAGCCCACCGACACCGCCGGTTCGCAACCGGTGATCCTGCTCAACGAGGCCGCCGTGAAGCGCTTCCTGCCCGACGGCGATCCGCTCGGCAAACGGGTCATGCTCGGCGTTCCCGAACATCTCAACAAGGGCGGCATCCTCCCATCCGAACTGTCGAAAACCCAATGGGCCACCGTCGTCGGTGTCGTCGAGAACGTCCGCCATTTCGGTCCAGTGAGCAGCGATATATTCTCAGCTTACGCTCCGCTGCGCCAGGCGTGGGACTTCCCGCCGCTGCGCCGCGCGGGCTTCCTGCTCGTCCGCACAAAGGGCGCGCCGCTCGACGCGGTCCCGATGGTCCGCTCCACCCTCCGCGCCCTCGATCCCAATCTCCCCGTCGAACGCATCACGACGATGGATCTCACGCTGCGGGATTTCCTCCGCGGCACGCGCTTCAACACGCTCCTTCTCGGCCTGTTCGCCGGCACCGCCCTCGCTCTCGCGGCGGTCGGCATCTACGGCGTCGTCGCGTGGAACGTCACGCAACGCACGCGCGAGATCGGCGTCCGCCTCGCCCTCGGCGCCGAGCCGCGCGCCATCCTGCGCCTCGTCATTTCCCAATCCATGCGCGTCGTCGCCCTCGGCCTCGTGCTCGGACTCGCCGGCGCGCTCGCCACCACGCGTTTCCTCCAGTCGCAGCTCGCCAACCTCAGCGCGTTCGACCCCTGGACGTTCGGCGTGGTCGTCGTCGTGCTCGCCGTCTCCGCGCTGCTCGCCTGCTGGCTGCCCGCCCACCGTGCCACGAAGGTGAACCCCGTCGACGCCCTCCGCGCCGAATAGCGCGCGCACGCGATCGGTTCGCACGCGCCCACTCATCCCGCGGATTGCAGTGCTCGTCCTGCACTGCGGCGGCCTGTCCGCTGTCGCGTTGCCCACCCCGGCGCGCCGCGCCATCAAACGCGCGCCCCTCCCCGCCCCAGCCCGCCCATGCATTCGCTCAAGACCGCTTTCCGTTCGCTCCTGAAATCGCCCGGCTTCACCGCCGTCGCCGTCCTCACCATCGCCGTCGGCATCGGCGCCAACACCACGCTGTTCACGCTCTTCGACCGCCTGATGCTCAACCCCGTCTCGTTCCCCGAGCCCTCGCGCCTCGTGGCCGTGTGGGCGGTGAACAACGAGCGGCAATTCGTCGCGCCCGCGATCTCGTGGCCGCGTTTCGAAGAACTCCATCGCTCCACCGGGAGTGTTTTCGAGTCGCTCACGACGTCGTCGTTCGACTCCCACACGCTCACCGGCAACGGCGAGCCGGAGCAGGTCACGGTGCTGCGCGTCACCGCCGATTTCTTTTCCACGATCGGGATCAAGCCGGCGCGCGGTCGCGCCTTCACCCGCGAGGAGGACCTGCCCAACGGCGCCGCCGTCGTCATCCTCGCCCACGAATACTGGCAAACGCGCTTCGGCGGTCGCGAGTCGATCCTCGGCGAGAACATCATGCTCAGCGGCACGCCGCACCAAGTCATCGGCATCATGCCGCCGCGCCTCGGCAACCCGTTCGTCGGCGCGCAGGTTTTCGTTCCGCGCGTCTTCGAAGTCGGCGGACTCCAGCCCGCGCAGATCCAGGCCGGCGCCGGCTACACGCAGGCGCTCGGCCGCCTGCGTCCGGGCGTGACGCTCGAGCAAGCCCGCGCCGCCTGCGCCGCACACGACCGCGCTTACCGCGAGCAGTTCGCCTCGCGCCTCGACGCCGACAACCAGATGGACCCGCGCGCGTTCACCGAGACGCTCGTCAGCG
Coding sequences within it:
- a CDS encoding ABC transporter permease: MMTLRLAFRSLLRNPGFTATVVLVLALGIGATTAIFSVIHAVLLHPFPYKQGNEILFVASMRTTEPDSQFSVTYPDFLDWQKAAQSTEELVYAGADAVTLTGIPEPASLRNATISSGAWSLLGMQPILGRVFTADEDRPSATPVVVLSHATWKNRFASDPAILNRIIQLNGVAHTVIGVMPPNFKFWAGDIWTPVGLNAGTPILQSRVLRTDAWVVTRPKPGKTMEDVRAELNVIAAQIAQQHPDTNKDVGVRLERLAANTGSQLRDPLMILLAAVGGVLLIACANVANLLLARTTARRREFALRAALGADRGQLLRQTLLEGVPLALLGGLAGVVLAYWGLEAILAVIPADAVPAESEIRVNGLVLLFSLAVTLGTLLLFALFPALEGSRAALAPGLADDARGTASARTGRVRSGLIVAEVALSLMLLVAAGLLLRNFARLQRVDLGFDREHLLVIPIQLPESRYASTEQSTQFFEAAVERLRQLPVVASVAHSTNVPMMGGSGMPLVVEGKTYNSLDDLQSVQFTFGTADLLRAQGIRLKRGRGLEPTDTAGSQPVILLNEAAVKRFLPDGDPLGKRVMLGVPEHLNKGGILPSELSKTQWATVVGVVENVRHFGPVSSDIFSAYAPLRQAWDFPPLRRAGFLLVRTKGAPLDAVPMVRSTLRALDPNLPVERITTMDLTLRDFLRGTRFNTLLLGLFAGTALALAAVGIYGVVAWNVTQRTREIGVRLALGAEPRAILRLVISQSMRVVALGLVLGLAGALATTRFLQSQLANLSAFDPWTFGVVVVVLAVSALLACWLPAHRATKVNPVDALRAE
- a CDS encoding ABC transporter permease encodes the protein MPSSLRSLFRNIARAPFLSAVIIGSLAVGVGVNTVIFSWLREVAFDPLPGTRSAGLVSLETLDDTGRYVSTSWLEYLDLRERVPSLPGIALQRNRPLTLGDATAGERVSAQMVSDNFFEVLGVAPGLGRFFRAGEGLHAGDEPTVVLSHDFWRKRFHADPAIIGRTVRLNDRVCTVAGVAPRGFFGGLNSVSFDVWVPAAFAREFQPGSTELTDRKARGYTMLTRLPPGVGAPRVQGELDAAARFLLESYPETNRGLGYTLLPLWRSPRGGQAMVLALATLQLFAALVLAVVCANTAGLLLAQASTRRREIGVRLALGASPRRILLQLLGESVTLSACAILGGYLVALWGGDILRNLPFSLPGNLHLRVATELNWPALVFGGGLALVCGVLFGLAPALQLTRADVVDSLRNGSGALPGRSRLRDTLVMLEVALAVVLLVLAGLYSLSFRRALAANPGFDVDRVLLASLDLGAKGYNGARTRAFTPDLLRRLRETPGITGASVSNSVLLDLHGLPTGVIAVAGYPFDGTAKIRYAFASPGHLQTLGMPLRAGTDLTPLERADLPVDAVINERMAQLYWPDVSPLGRKFIVNDTEYIVSGVVRDARYEFLNEAPLPLAWLTVRSRTLVQPVLHIRSDGDPRATLGAVRDALRQVDPALPLLEIRTLAQHVENNLITQRMPAQMLAFLGPLSLVLAAIGLYAVIAYALAQRTREIGVRIALGSSTGRVVGLMVWQGMRVVLIGGAAGWVVALTIGYFLQRRLVGVHFGEPIVYAGVPLLLLGVTALACWLPARRAAHVDPMVALRSE